One segment of Carya illinoinensis cultivar Pawnee chromosome 13, C.illinoinensisPawnee_v1, whole genome shotgun sequence DNA contains the following:
- the LOC122291818 gene encoding uncharacterized protein LOC122291818 has product MNSAFSDDGDLPYLFSDHRLELELMAAEELDSDLDLAFRIQLEEALAASLAFHPSASTSTSSNFLVDSHLTSESDGFSKISGLQSDELARFEQEVEDLEISGAEVLRLTGELRRQILNERAAREILRIEEEDWRDWSVNYEKPFDYGEGSSKSKSLAESDEVFGLYFKGIVSEERVRGETTVLAGIGVAICDSRGKLILEVSKPLLGNGKSKNAAAAKALIEGLNAALGLELKRITIYCDYHPLYQFIIGRWLPRQRKISELVDEVTILEEKFIYFNPKMVARNDIKYAFELARDAIVSQISSPAESSQAKNLTKNCVICLEDTDIGRMFSVDGCLHQYCFSCMKQHVEVKLLHGMVPKCPHEGCKSELVVESCRKFLTPKAIDTFSQRLREASIPVTERVYCPYPRCSTLMSESGVLEYAKDFLDVERTGARKCMKCHGLFCITCKVPWHSNMTCHDYKMLNPLPPSEDVKLKSLATRNLWRQCVKCNHMIELAEGCFHMTCRCGNEFCYNCGAEWKNKQATCSCPLWDEDHIWLEQDRQFDEEDEEEDEDDEYYDSDLDFY; this is encoded by the exons ATGAACTCGGCCTTCTCAGACGACGGGGACCTTCCCTACCTATTCTCCGATCACCGCCTAGAGCTTGAGCTCATGGCCGCCGAAGAACTCGACTCTGATCTCGATCTCGCCTTTCGTATCCAACTCGAAGAGGCCCTCGCAGCCTCTCTCGCATTCCATCCCTCTGCTTCTACGTCGACCTCCTCAAATTTCCTTGTAGACTCGCATCTCACCTCCGAAAGCGACGGTTTTTCCAAAATTTCCGGCCTCCAATCCGACGAGCTCGCAAGGTTCGAACAAGAAGTCGAGGATCTCGAAATAAGTGGGGCCGAAGTGCTCAGATTAACTGGGGAACTTCGCCGTCAGATCCTCAATGAGAGGGCTGCGCGTGAGATTCTGAGAATTGAGGAGGAGGATTGGAGGGACTGGAGCGTTAATTACGAAAAGCCCTTTGACTACGGGGAGGGATCCTCGAAGTCAAAGAGCCTGGCGGAGAGCGACGAGGTTTTCGGATTATACTTTAAAGGGATCGTGAGCGAGGAGAGGGTTAGGGGTGAGACAACTGTATTGGCGGGGATAGGCGTGGCTATCTGCGATTCGAGAGGGAAGCTGATATTGGAAGTGAGCAAGCCATTGTTGGGAAACGGAAAGAGCAAGAACGCTGCGGCTGCCAAGGCTTTGATCGAGGGGCTTAATGCAGCTCTGGGTCTGGAGTTGAAGCGGATAACCATTTATTGCGACTACCACCCGCTTTACCAATTT ATTATTGGGAGATGGCTACCAAGACAGCGCAAGATTTCAGAACTGGTAGATGAGGTGACTATTCTTGAagagaaatttatatatttcaatcccAAAATGGTGGCACGAAATGATATTAAATATGCATTTGAACTTGCGAGAGATGCAATAGTGTCTCAAATTAGCAGTCCTGCAGAATCAAGCCAGGCAAAGAATCTGACTAAGAATTGTGTAATTTGTTTGGAAGATACTGATATTGGTCGGATGTTTTCAGTTGATGGCTGCCTGCACCAgtattgtttttcttgtatgAAACAGCATGTGGAAGTGAAGTTACTTCATGGGATGGTGCCTAAATGCCCTCATGAAGGCTGTAAATCGGAGCTTGTAGTTGAAAGCTGCAGAAAGTTCTTGACACCCAAAGCAATAGACACCTTTAGCCAACGACTACGGGAAGCTTCAATTCCTGTGACGGAAAGAGTTTATTGCCCATATCCAAGATGCTCAACTTTAATGTCAGAAAGTGGTGTTTTAGAATATGCCAAAGATTTTCTGGATGTTGAACGAACAGGAGCCAGGAAATGCATGAAATGTCATGGCCTGTTTTGTATCACTTGCAAGGTCCCTTGGCACAGTAACATGACATGCCATGATTACAAGATGTTGAATCCTCTTCCCCCTTCAGAAGATGTGAAGCTGAAGTCTCTTGCAACAAGGAATCTTTGGCGCCAATGTGTGAAGTGCAACCATATGATTGAACTTGCTGAAGGTTGCTTCCACATGACTTGCAG ATGTGGCAATGAGTTCTGCTATAATTGTGGAGCCGAGTGGAAGAACAAACAAGCCACGTGCTCTTGTCCACTTTGGGATGAGGACCACATTTGGCTAGAACAGGATAGACAGTtcgatgaagaagatgaagaagaagacgaagatgaTGAGTACTATGACTCCGACTTAGATTTTTATTGA